The following are encoded together in the Gouania willdenowi unplaced genomic scaffold, fGouWil2.1 scaffold_228_arrow_ctg1, whole genome shotgun sequence genome:
- the adcyap1b gene encoding adenylate cyclase activating polypeptide 1b isoform X2 — protein MARSSTSILLIYGILMHYSVFCTPIGLSYPKIRLENDAFDEDGNSLSDMGFDNDRIAIRSPASLNDDRFSLFYPPEKSEDNSMEEESEPLSKRHSDGIFTDSYSRYRKQMAVQKYLAAVLGRRYRQRVRNKGRRLAYL, from the exons ATGGCCAGATCGAGTACTTCAATCTTGCTCATCTACGGAATCTTAATGCACTACAGCGTCTTCTGCACACCTATCGGACTAAGTTACCCCAAGATCAG ACTTGAAAACGACGCTTTCGATGAGGACGGAAACTCCTTATCCGACATGGGTTTTGATAACGATCGGATTGCTATACGGAGCCCTGCGTCGCTAAACGACGACAGATTCTCTCTCTTCTACCCGCCAGAGAAGAG TGAAGACAACAGCATGGAGGAAGAGTCAGAGCCCCTGTCCAAAAGACACTCAGACGGGATCTTCACCGACAGCTACAGTCGCTATAGAAAGCAGATGGCCGTGCAGAAATACCTGGCAGCGGTTCTGGGTAGAAGGTACAGACAGAGAGTCAGGAACAAAGGACGTCGGCTCGCATATTTGTAG
- the adcyap1b gene encoding adenylate cyclase activating polypeptide 1b isoform X1, whose translation MARSSTSILLIYGILMHYSVFCTPIGLSYPKIRLENDAFDEDGNSLSDMGFDNDRIAIRSPASLNDDRFSLFYPPEKRAERHAEEELDRALREILGQLTARHYLHSLMTIRAGEDNSMEEESEPLSKRHSDGIFTDSYSRYRKQMAVQKYLAAVLGRRYRQRVRNKGRRLAYL comes from the exons ATGGCCAGATCGAGTACTTCAATCTTGCTCATCTACGGAATCTTAATGCACTACAGCGTCTTCTGCACACCTATCGGACTAAGTTACCCCAAGATCAG ACTTGAAAACGACGCTTTCGATGAGGACGGAAACTCCTTATCCGACATGGGTTTTGATAACGATCGGATTGCTATACGGAGCCCTGCGTCGCTAAACGACGACAGATTCTCTCTCTTCTACCCGCCAGAGAAGAG AGCAGAAAGGCATGCTGAGGAAGAATTAGATAGAGCCTTGAGGGAGATCCTGGGTCAGTTAACAGCGAGACATTATCTGCATTCTCTGATGACAATACGTGCAGG TGAAGACAACAGCATGGAGGAAGAGTCAGAGCCCCTGTCCAAAAGACACTCAGACGGGATCTTCACCGACAGCTACAGTCGCTATAGAAAGCAGATGGCCGTGCAGAAATACCTGGCAGCGGTTCTGGGTAGAAGGTACAGACAGAGAGTCAGGAACAAAGGACGTCGGCTCGCATATTTGTAG